From a single Bacillus pumilus genomic region:
- a CDS encoding thymidylate synthase: protein MLEKEYLKLLQKIYTFGHDSGDRTETGMRSLFGETMEFNLSEGFPLVTTKKMFTRGVFGELLWFLSGSTSNKELEEKYGIKFWKEWADEAGQLPNIYGKQWTRWEDGRGNIFNQVEYVIDQIKNNPTSRRILFTGWNAPEMQWEDTALPCCHSTVVQFYVEGDYLHMYHYQRSGDMFLGVPVNIASYATLLTMIAQQCNLKPGIMKHTIGVAHIYHNHLDQVKEQLTRSPYQAPKLNVKRKPESIFEYSLKDFEVVDYKHHPLIKGDVAI, encoded by the coding sequence ATATTGGAAAAAGAATATTTGAAATTATTACAAAAAATCTATACATTTGGTCATGACTCAGGAGACAGAACGGAAACGGGCATGAGAAGCCTTTTCGGAGAGACAATGGAGTTTAATTTGTCTGAAGGGTTTCCATTGGTTACAACTAAGAAAATGTTTACTAGAGGTGTCTTTGGTGAGCTGCTATGGTTTTTAAGCGGTTCAACTTCAAATAAAGAATTAGAAGAGAAGTATGGAATCAAGTTTTGGAAGGAATGGGCGGATGAAGCTGGGCAGCTGCCAAACATCTACGGCAAGCAATGGACTAGATGGGAAGATGGCCGTGGGAACATTTTTAATCAGGTTGAGTATGTGATTGACCAAATTAAAAACAACCCAACAAGCAGACGTATCTTGTTCACTGGATGGAACGCTCCAGAGATGCAATGGGAAGATACAGCATTGCCTTGTTGTCACAGTACTGTTGTTCAGTTTTACGTGGAAGGTGATTATCTTCATATGTATCATTATCAACGTTCAGGAGACATGTTTCTAGGTGTTCCAGTCAATATCGCTTCATATGCAACATTACTGACGATGATTGCTCAGCAATGTAATCTAAAGCCTGGTATCATGAAACACACAATTGGTGTAGCTCATATCTATCACAACCATTTAGATCAAGTTAAAGAACAACTAACCAGATCTCCATATCAGGCACCAAAGCTTAATGTTAAACGGAAGCCTGAATCAATCTTTGAGTATAGCTTAAAAGACTTTGAAGTGGTTGATTATAAACACCATCCATTGATCAAAGGAGATGTAGCAATTTGA
- a CDS encoding DUF1643 domain-containing protein: MYAQVNFDKQFYQHTIISDNVQVQSNLWKRNLLSVSTHKSNDIKYTFLLMNPSAAVYDKSDRTVNKVIKDAYNDGAGIVDVVNIFPFYETDSKKLGKVMSKINEAQLNTITEENLRVIKRSIESSVKSGGKVICGWGNRPTKLNKSNLRIYCSNLEFIKSILSSYSEILLCYRTNITGMPSHPLYNYNDFRRYTLI, from the coding sequence GTGTATGCTCAAGTCAATTTTGATAAACAATTTTATCAACATACAATTATTAGCGATAATGTCCAAGTTCAAAGCAACCTATGGAAAAGGAACCTTCTAAGCGTAAGCACACATAAATCAAATGATATTAAGTATACTTTTCTTTTGATGAATCCTAGTGCTGCCGTATATGACAAATCTGACAGAACAGTAAATAAAGTAATAAAAGATGCATACAATGACGGTGCTGGTATAGTCGATGTTGTAAACATCTTTCCCTTTTATGAAACAGATTCGAAAAAGCTTGGCAAAGTTATGTCTAAAATCAATGAAGCCCAACTAAATACAATTACAGAGGAAAACCTCAGAGTAATTAAAAGGTCAATCGAGTCAAGCGTGAAAAGCGGAGGCAAAGTTATTTGCGGATGGGGGAATCGTCCAACCAAACTAAATAAAAGCAACTTGCGAATATATTGTAGCAACTTAGAGTTTATAAAAAGTATCCTTAGCAGTTATTCAGAAATACTACTTTGCTACAGAACTAATATTACTGGAATGCCTTCTCATCCACTCTACAACTACAATGATTTTAGACGATACACACTCATATAA